A region from the Vicia villosa cultivar HV-30 ecotype Madison, WI linkage group LG3, Vvil1.0, whole genome shotgun sequence genome encodes:
- the LOC131656945 gene encoding FBD-associated F-box protein At4g10400-like gives MTSSQQPIPTANTVSGLPVTTPPDRISGLPDSILCHVLSFLSTKHAATTSVLSKRWKPLWLSVFTFDFDDTAFRFSPSRILSAMNSTLHQRDIALPIHSFRLIYHPYSLCYQNDINQFIEFVRDRGVQNFTLHQMVRVWDRPSIELPRSILNCETLEVLKLKGIKIGDISHMQDLHLPKLKTLHLKDVLFECNQQLYNLLLRCPLLQDFESKHSINIEDNKNLHLLETYEALPNLIKAKLNDDLIRCPLSMLRNTIILCVDMSKRLCFFGNLVLLRSIPTFQRLTRLELNFKDIDWFDRCIWLLAILKQSPKLQNLIIQDTGVLEERNGICWKDPQIAPECLSSQLKTCCISGYRGTGWDFKFAKYIIENSKVLNTMTIHSKCSIRMNKNQMFDDLSSCTRASTTCKLLFD, from the exons ATGACGTCTTCACAGCAACCCATTCCGACGGCCAATACAGTCAGCGGCTTGCCGGTTACAACTCCGCCCGATAGAATCAGCGGCTTGCCGGATTCAATTCTCTGTCATGTACTCTCTTTTCTCTCAACCAAACATGCTGCAACCACAAGTGTACTCTCAAAGAGATGGAAACCTCTATGGCTCTCGGTCTTCACCTTTGATTTCGACGACACAGCCTTCAGATTTTCCCCCTCAAGAATTCTCTCTGCCATGAACTCGACATTGCACCAGCGAGACATCGCACTACCAATCCATTCGTTTCGCTTAATATATCATCCATATTCTCTTTGCTACCAAAATGATATCAATCAATTTATTGAGTTCGTCCGAGATAGAGGAGTACAAAACTTCACCCTCCACCAAATGGTTCGAGTTTGGGATCGGCCATCAATTGAATTACCTCGTAGCATTCTCAATTGCGAGACACTAGAAGTTCTTAAGTTGAAGGGCATTAAGATTGGAGATATTTCTCATATGCAGGATTTACATCTACCTAAGCTTAAAACTCTCCATTTGAAAGACGTACTTTTTGAATGTAATCAACAACTCTACAATCTTTTATTACGATGCCCGCTTCTACAggattttgaatcaaaacacagtATCAATATCGAAGACAATAAAAACCTTCATCTCCTAGAAACTTACGAGGCCTTACCTAATTTGATCAAAGCTAAGTTAAATGATGATCTTATAAGATGTCCGTTGAGTATGCTTCGTAACACAATCATTTTGTGTGTAGATATG AGTAAGCGTTTATGTTTCTTCGGCAATCTTGTCTTGTTACGTTCTATTCCCACGTTTCAAAGATTGACTCGCTTGGAGCTTAACTTTAAAGATATCGATTGGTTCGACAGATGCATCTGGTTGTTAGCAATACTCAAACAGTCTCCCAAACTTCAAAATCTTATCATTCAG GACACTGGAGTTCTAGAAGAGAGGAATGGCATATGCTGGAAGGATCCACAAATTGCTCCAGAATGTCTTTCATCACAACTTAAAACTTGTTGCATTAGTGGTTACAGAGGCACCGGCTGGGATTTCAAATTTGCCAAATATATAATAGAGAATTCAAAAGTACTCAACACTATGACAATTCATAGTAAATGTTCCATACGTATGAATAAGAACCAAATGTTTGATGATTTATCTTCATGCACAAGGGCCTCTACAACATGCAAACTTTTATTTGATTGA